CCTTAAATTCATGTCTGGCAAATCCATATCCAACAAATGTACTGGAAGCTAACTGCAAAACACTTACTATCAAAACTAAGGTAAGAGTTCTCAAAAACACAGTTGAATAATTCATCCATTCAAGAGCAATTCTATAATTATCTAGAGTAAAATTACGTGGAATCCAACGCACACTGAGATCAAATATATCTTCAACTGTCATAAATGAAACAGCGACTTTAGTAAACAATGGATATAGAATTATTGTGCACAAACCAATAATCAAAATAGCTCTAAATACACTCCAACTATAAATACTTAGTTTAGACTTAAACTTACTTAATTTTATTGCATAACTACTGTTCAAATTTCCCATACTAACCCCTCCTTTATTTCATATAAAATACTTTTTTAGAAATGATACCAAGAGAAATAGTCAAAGTAATTGCGATCACAGCAAAATATATGACAGACATAGCAACACTTACTCCATAACCAGCTCCACCCCAGGCAGCATCGTTAATAAAATTGACTATTGGATTTCGCACTGAAGTAAATGAGCTCACTATTATAAATACAATATTTGTGATAAATAAAGGACTTAAAAGTGGACAAGTTATTTTCCAAAACTTCTCCCAACCAGTAGCCCCTTCAATATCTGCTGCTTCATAGAGCCTAGATGGTATAGACTGCAGACCTGCAAGGAATATCAAGATGGGTATAGCTGATGCTTCAATAATCTCTGGTATTTGGTCAACAATATCAATAATATATTGAGCAAATCCCTCAGGCATCTGAAGCTGTAACAAAAGAGACTCCAGAGTAGCCCCTCCTAACATAAAGTCAACATTTTCCACAAATTCTTGAGTCATCATATCCTGCATTTCCATTTGTATAATAATACCCGAAGTAATTATAACAGGAAGAAAAAAAACTAACCTAGCTAAAAAACGACCTCTAAATTTTTGATTTAAGATATTTGCTACAAAAAAGCTAAAGATAATTATAGCAGGTACATGTGTAATTAAACGAAGGAAAGAATCTGTTAATACCTGTACAAAATCAGGGTCTACTAATAATGCATGATCATAATTTTCTAGACCTACAAAAACAAGTTCATAGCCAAATTGAGTTATTTGCAACTCATTTAAACTAAATACTATGGCTTGGTAAAAAGGATAAGCAAAAAAGAGCAAAAAACCAATTATAAATGGTGCTGTATATACATATCCCATCAATGATTTTTTCTGTTTGAGAGAAAGTTTTTTCTTTAATTTCATTATTTATTCCTCCTCTAAGATAAGAAAGTTTTCAGCTTCTACTTTCAAACCAGAAATTTCTATATCGTTATCATTATAATTTACTATTATACTACTGCCTTCTTCAAAAGTCGTCTTATAAACATTCTCTGCTAAATTTTGATGGTTGATAATAACTTGCCCCTGTAAATCTCTAAGAAAAAGATTTGTTTTATCATAGAATTCTACAGTTTCTTCTAACCAATCTTGATAATATACAGAGTATAGATGATCATATACCGTATCTTTTAAAATAAAAGGATTCTGATAAGTCATTGTAAAATAAGGATTAGCACCAGTTTCTATTGTTCTTAATATATTTTTTTTATAGGATTGAGACAAATTAATTGGTTCTCCTGAAAAATTAATATATCCTCGTAATACCATTTGGTAAAAAGGTACTGTTCTTTCAAATATCTTATGACCACTACTATCGATTGGAGCATTTAATATATTATCTACCCAGGGGAAAACCAATGCATTTCCTCTATCGAGCATTAAGCCATTATTTGCTGATTTTAATTTTTTTAAATTTTCCTCTAATATCTTTTGAGAGTGTACCCTATCTACTAAATTATTTCCTTCACGTTGATCTGAATTTAGCTGATATCCCATGTATCTAAGAGCTAAATTATCTAAATCATATTGAAGATAATCATCTAAAAAACTTTCAGTTAATGGGCCTAACTTAGATGGAGATAAAATATAACGACCTCTGTCCTCGTTACGAGTAAAATGAGCTAAATTAAAATCATTTATTTTGGCTCTAGTATTATCAAAATAATGGGAAGAATCTCTTCTTGAATTAAAACCATCAAATAATCGAGATTGATAAACATTTAAAAAGCTTACTTCTGGATATAATTTGCCTCCAATATTTTCTAGCAAGTTTTGCAATTCAACAAGTTCATTCATATTACCTAAACCCTTGTTTAATCTCACCTGGTTAGGAAAATTATGTTCAACGCCTCCACTTAACCAGCCTTGATATCTCAAACTTATATTACCTACACCTAAAGTAGATAATTTTTCTACAATAGAGCTTGCTTCTTCAAATCTAGTTAAAGGTTCAACTACTCTTTTCGGTAGTCCTAAAACTCTTTTTTCTATTGGAACCCCACCTACAATGTCAAGATATAAAGGTATATTATCTTGGGGAGCAATTCTTTCTAAATCATGTTTTTCTACTAAATAATCCTGGTATGTTCTGGCCATACCAACATAATTTGCATCTTCACCTGATAAAAATTTATATCTAATTTGTATATCTCCTTGATATAATCGGTCCTGATACATATCAATTTGTCCAATAAACCCAAGGGAAATTTGACCCCTTGGTAATATAGTGAATTCAGGACTCACTGTATGATATGAAGTTGTTAGGCCAGCTTTATTAACCTCTATTCTTCCCAGTGATTCTCCTTCTTCTATAATTGCTAAAAAACCTTTGTCTTCTGTATTTAAACCAAAAACCGGCATAAAAACCTGTTCGGTAAAAACTCTTTGTTCTTGTCTGGTATCAAGTGTATAATCCCTACCATAAATATCAGGACTTACATAGCGCATAATATCTGTTTCATTTTCTAGAGAAATTAAAGCTCCGGAACCATCAGGAACAAATATATTTCCTTTTTCTTCTATATGAGCTGCACCAAAGTAGGGAAGTGGCTTTATAGTTCTTACTGGATAAGTATGAGTCTCCCCCATAACATCTATTACGTCTAAAGGATATCGAATCTCATCTAATGGTATTCTGACTAGCAAGCTGTCTTTATCAATTATATATTCCATTCCAATATGAAAAACATCAATATTAGGCTGTGGTGGATCTATTCCATATTTTTCATGATTAATTACAGCATAATCTGCATTATATCCACTATTTCTTACAATATCAATCAAATTATTTCTTATAAATGGAAATATACCATCTTTCAGTATATATACAGGTTTATCAACAAATGGTAATACATCTTCATGCTTTACATCAGATACCCTCTGATAATCCCAGCGATTATCAACAATTTTTTCTAGAAATTTTAGAATATAATCTTCTTTAATGCTTTTCAATTGCTTTGTTTTTTCTTCTAATTCACTAGATAAATTTGTATCAATTTCTTCTTTAGCAAGAACTTTTTCTTCTAATGTTTCTATTTCAAATATCAAATCTCTTGCTGATTCAGGGACTATAGTATATCCCTGAAGAATACTTTCTAGATCTATACCCCGTATAGTTAACTCTTCGTCTCTATCTGCTTTCTTTATTTCAAATTGAAGATAACTATCTTTCAACTGATTTTTATCTCGTTGATTTTCTATATTAGCTAAAATTAATTCTTCCATATTTTCCTTGCTAACTACTTCCGGAAGATGATCATCGTTTGTCCACTTCTCACCAAAAGTATACTCTATACGAATACCATTCTCTATTGTAGATATTTCAAACAAATTATGTTCTATACTAGATGAAAAGTTATCCATAGAAATATCTTTACGACCGCCAAGCCTATCGTAAGTAATGTTTAATGAAGAACCCAAACGTTTTAAGACACTACCCCTTGCTATAGTCTCTTTTTCATCTCGGTTATACGGATTTGAATACCAAATATTACTAGACTTTTTATCAAGAACTGCTATTTCACTATTTCTTTCATTTATATATAAGGCAAGATATTGGTTTTCATTAATGAGTTCCATATCTTTTAATTCTTCTTGAAGCTCTGCCTGCTCCACAGCAAATATACTAAATGAAAAAAATAAAAGTAAAATTAAAACAACAGGCAAATTCAATCTGGTCATTTTATCAACCCCTTTAAGATTATATTCTAAATACTATCTCTCTGTATATTTCATTAAATAAACCAGTCAACATTTCAATTACATTTACAAACAACAATCCTAAAAAGAGTACCATACCCATACCAACTACTGTTGCTATAGTTGTTACAACATTTTTGCTAATTGAATAATCGTGAATGGTAAGAGTACCAAAAAAGAGCAAAAAAACAAACCAAATTACCGCAAAACTTAATAAAAAGTAATACAATGCTCCTTCACCCTGAATTAAATAATTACTAACTAAAGTAATAGGAATATATATTAAGATAATAGGGGTTAAGGCATAAGATGTAGTAACAAAGATATCTTTCATGCTCCCTTTACCATCCATAAGGGTAGTCAAAGCCCAATTAACTATACACCATAATGTAAACGGAATTAAAATGCTTAGAGCCTCTGTCCAGAGATTAATTCTAAATATATCTCGAGTATTAAATAAGAACGCTGTATTAATTCTCATAAAAATATAGGAGATAATTGTTAAAATAAGTATAATCAAAGCTGCTGGAATATTGGCTTTCTTTTCATGTTTCATATCCCAAAAACCGTCAAAGGGATGAA
The genomic region above belongs to Halanaerobiaceae bacterium ANBcell28 and contains:
- a CDS encoding sugar ABC transporter permease: MKLKKKLSLKQKKSLMGYVYTAPFIIGFLLFFAYPFYQAIVFSLNELQITQFGYELVFVGLENYDHALLVDPDFVQVLTDSFLRLITHVPAIIIFSFFVANILNQKFRGRFLARLVFFLPVIITSGIIIQMEMQDMMTQEFVENVDFMLGGATLESLLLQLQMPEGFAQYIIDIVDQIPEIIEASAIPILIFLAGLQSIPSRLYEAADIEGATGWEKFWKITCPLLSPLFITNIVFIIVSSFTSVRNPIVNFINDAAWGGAGYGVSVAMSVIYFAVIAITLTISLGIISKKVFYMK
- a CDS encoding DUF5696 domain-containing protein is translated as MTRLNLPVVLILLLFFSFSIFAVEQAELQEELKDMELINENQYLALYINERNSEIAVLDKKSSNIWYSNPYNRDEKETIARGSVLKRLGSSLNITYDRLGGRKDISMDNFSSSIEHNLFEISTIENGIRIEYTFGEKWTNDDHLPEVVSKENMEELILANIENQRDKNQLKDSYLQFEIKKADRDEELTIRGIDLESILQGYTIVPESARDLIFEIETLEEKVLAKEEIDTNLSSELEEKTKQLKSIKEDYILKFLEKIVDNRWDYQRVSDVKHEDVLPFVDKPVYILKDGIFPFIRNNLIDIVRNSGYNADYAVINHEKYGIDPPQPNIDVFHIGMEYIIDKDSLLVRIPLDEIRYPLDVIDVMGETHTYPVRTIKPLPYFGAAHIEEKGNIFVPDGSGALISLENETDIMRYVSPDIYGRDYTLDTRQEQRVFTEQVFMPVFGLNTEDKGFLAIIEEGESLGRIEVNKAGLTTSYHTVSPEFTILPRGQISLGFIGQIDMYQDRLYQGDIQIRYKFLSGEDANYVGMARTYQDYLVEKHDLERIAPQDNIPLYLDIVGGVPIEKRVLGLPKRVVEPLTRFEEASSIVEKLSTLGVGNISLRYQGWLSGGVEHNFPNQVRLNKGLGNMNELVELQNLLENIGGKLYPEVSFLNVYQSRLFDGFNSRRDSSHYFDNTRAKINDFNLAHFTRNEDRGRYILSPSKLGPLTESFLDDYLQYDLDNLALRYMGYQLNSDQREGNNLVDRVHSQKILEENLKKLKSANNGLMLDRGNALVFPWVDNILNAPIDSSGHKIFERTVPFYQMVLRGYINFSGEPINLSQSYKKNILRTIETGANPYFTMTYQNPFILKDTVYDHLYSVYYQDWLEETVEFYDKTNLFLRDLQGQVIINHQNLAENVYKTTFEEGSSIIVNYNDNDIEISGLKVEAENFLILEEE